The Perca fluviatilis chromosome 18, GENO_Pfluv_1.0, whole genome shotgun sequence genomic interval TTTCGTATTGTAGTGCCAATCTGTTTTACCCTTGActtcagtaaataaatacttagATGTTTGGTTaccatgtttggttaaaaaatcGGCACTCTGTATcgacctttctttctttcccatgAGTTGACATTTTGTAGGGATAACAGCTCATTCACGTCCATGCTAACGTCACTCGTTAGCTCAATTTGCAGCTTACAGACACAGGGTTCGGACACGTTTCAGTTCTTCTTCATTTTAATTGCGACTTTCAACCAGAGAAGAAAAAGCTGCATACGTTCgcacaaaaaaaagcaacatcaaaaccagccaccctcaaaataaaagcaatgctGTTGTATTCCATGCATGTAcacttatttatgttttattgcaTACTTCCCATTGACCTCACGCGGGCCGTTTAGGGTAGCCCAAAAGGGCCGGATGTGGCCCAGGTCTGCTCTatgggtggctactttgaagaatctaaaatataagacatgttttcagttattacacacttttttgttaagtacataattccatatgcgttcattcatagttttgatgccttcagtgagaatctacaatgtaaatagtcatgaaaataaagaaacacattgaatgagaaggtgtgtccaaacttttggcctgtactgtacatcaaaAGCCAAGTGCCGGAAATGTGATGTTCACCTCTGTTTTACCTCCACCAGCAACTGCTTCCTGAGGTTTCACACATAATAGCCAAAAATAGAAACACTGATTGAAACAataacccacacaaacacacatttacacactgaaacacacacatatatccgCACACACAGGCTACCcgcaccacaaacacacactcacagacagtcATTTGGATGATGGTTTATATGTTTATGAaattgtgattggttggaaccatttgttgttgctgtttgtcAAAATAAATTCATTTTTAATGCTTATATTGCTTGTTTTCCTTATTCCACACATCATGTGTACTATAGAAATCCTTGGCGTTTTAGTACCTTGGTAGCACATTCTTGCCCTGAGACAACAAATCAATATTTGATAGGGGTGGAGGGGGGTTACATTTTATGATTGAAGTGTTGTCAGGGACCCCCAAGCTTCCAAAAAATGAGGTGGAATATTTTTTCATGCCATAGagagttaaagggtaactaccgttttttttttcaacctgagggctattgcacaaaaccaagataagggattaagcccgGATattccagttatcctggatgaatttaccattgacttggttgcacaaaagcagaggcacctaaattaccatggaaatgtattctatgcagctagcctgctcctgaccaggctaaaggctaggatttattaatcctggagccttttctgttcactcagcagtgcTTCTACCTTATtatcagcctgcattaaaatacaacaggtgcatattgctgttcataatataaagttatataaagttgtgaccatcattttttataattattcttgtgacagtcattgttactgttatattgctgtatgaagactgctgctCAGaagttgttagaagtttgatgaatatattacgacgagttgttgagataattagaaaaggctgatacagTTGCAGacgtgttttaaatgaagtcagcGATGAAGGATAATATATAAAGTGCTGTAAATGTCTTTAactattttagttgatttatttcttttagtATTCTTTAATAAAGGAAatgttcctcttccatgtgcactgtatttggcattcttggcacacaatttgtgttctCTCCAgtgaactgggactataatttgggaggattgaacAATTATTATAGGTTTTTATAATTGTACAAACCTCCCTTATTATAGtattagttcactggaccagtaactatatagtTGAGgctaatgtacatactgtacattcatgaaacaacagggaaaggacacctcaatggtttttaaccttttgctggggggaaataactgatgaatacacTGTGTTACAGTTATGTTTAAAGTGTGCATTAAAtatatcacttaattatctttataatttctagattttagagtccaatttcttcagagTCTATGTCCATATAGGCCCACTAGGAAGCAAAGtatacaataaataaagaagGAAACTGCCTCTgtataaaacataaacaaaaaaaagtgagataAAGCATGGCAGAAgcagaccgactgaatgatatatctaaaaatatacatttacgaactactgctcttaaatgaaaacatttaagaagttaggctaattatttccacaaaaaaactgttgtacactttgcctaaaaagcgagcagtgggAGTTAATATATTCCTTaggtaatttatattttagcccatacgagagagagagacagagtgacagagagatATGTACGCTTCACAGCATTGTAGATTAGTGGTtgtaattgatcttcatggtacaTTTCCTGCATAACATTAGGCTGTCTTCTGCTCAATTTTAAGGCAAAGATTACAACTGCTCATTTGTGCAAATAATAAGCCTAACTTCTTAAATGGTATGGcagtttcaattcagagcagtggtcagttaatgtatatttttaggctacttTACGTATTCAAGGAATTattattccttctttttttccatcgCAATGAATCGCCTTTTTGGGGACCTTATCATACTCAGAAACACAACAAACTTTGCACCTGGtaaaaaatgtgattattttatgtgttttgGGAATAGgctcacaaaaatggctcgctagcgccccctacaaaattttaaaaatgtagcccctgcagtacgtttaacaTAGACTAATGAAACATGGTACctatgtatcatgtcaagacCAGTATTGCGTAATTCCACTACTTTTAGCGGCAACAagcataacataacataatattagcgtaactaatatttttttcatcaaaTAATGCAATTACAATTACTGAAATTTAAATGAGTTTGTTACTCGAGTTACTCTCTTTTGTGAAAAATTAACTCTTGCAGACAAGAAGACAGATAGATGTTAAGGTTTTGGTGTTTTGCCTTGTAGTTTGTTCTATTTCTGTTGTCTTGTTTGTAGATTTCTGTATGTatcctgttttgtatatttctcttgtgtatatttctgtttacTTATTTCCCGGTTCATTGTGTAGGTTTCTGTTTACCCTGTTTTGTctgtgttctgtgcattgtatatttctttttcctgttttattttgatagtctggttttctgtcttgtcatgtctagttttacttcctgtgttttcccacctGTGTGATTGTCTGATGTGCCCCACCTGTTCCCCAGCACtggtgtcacctgtcttgtgttttctcgttacctagtttatttagcccctgtgtttcctttgtctgttgtcagatcgTTTTGCGTCTTCGTCTGGTCAGTTTGTGTTTTTGCCCTGTCTGCTTGTTCCTGGCAGTGTGTCTCAGCCATGTGCCTTTGTTGGAATCTCCCCTGCGTTCTTGTGAGTTTTCCCAGTGAGTTTTTCCCAGTGTTTGTTCCTGTCTTTGTACTGCTGTTTTTCGTTCACAATAAATCCTTAACACCAACTTTCTCCTGcttgcctgcctctctctgtgtttggaTCCTATTATTCCCTCCCTCACGACAGAACTATCTGACCATCATGGACCCAGCAGTGAAGAAAATGCaacagcaaataggaaaacaaaactttgaactagttGCAAAAATCATGAGCTCTTCTGTTCAGAATATGACCTCTTCTTTGACTTCAAAATATGTTCAGTCCCTTTCAAGTCTGTTGAGGAAATGTGCAACAAACACGCTACCAGGCATTGAGGACAAATCAATAAACATCAACTTTCCCAAATTACATTCAAATGCAACTACTGTCCTCTTTACAGGAACTTCTAGTAAGCTCGCAATGTGAAAACATGTCGCACCTGTCAGAGAATCCTGTAGAAGATTTATTACTGCAACTGAGAATTCATTCACGAATGCAAATTTGATCTCATTTTGACATTCACGAGTTTCTTTGTAAAAACACAGTAATTCAATCTGGCCATATTTGATCTGCATACCATCCCAAAATAACATTGTATAATTGTTCCTTTGTATAGCTTTTACATACTGCTTTGAAGTGTAAATAGTTTTCCCTATTTGAGCTCTGTTATATacctttatttattgtatttacacATTAGTAGCAACCcatgtgtctctttttttaaaatctgcTGTTATTTGGATATgtccagtttctttttttttttttttttattaatctgctggttttttttgtatatgtcCAGTCTGTTGTGTTGTCATCCTTGTCCTATACTGTCTTGTATTGTCCTGTGTGAGCAAAATCACCAAAATGAATTCCAGGTGATTTATTTCGCTTTGGCAAAAATAAAGACTTGACTCAACTcgacttgacttgatttgacttgacttCACAGCATTATTATGTAATCTCTGACCAAGAAACTGTTCCACAAGAGACACGTCATCGGCTTCCAGACATAGACTGAATGATGCCCCAATCATTGCCACAGTGCTGACAACATTACTTGCTTGATAACTACTGTCACTTGTCATTCTGGCCAAGCACTCAGAGGTTGCAGTGTTCAGTTTTGTGTGAAGCTAGGGAGACACTGTATAATCTTTACACATTCACCATTTGGACAGGTATATTTTGGGTCCAATGTATAAGACGAAGTAAGTGCCCATTTTGGTCTTCAAAGTGAAAGCAAGAGCGTGTCCACAGAGGTCAAAGAGTTTTTACACTATCTGCTAGATGAACAAGTAAGTGCATATTGGCAGTCATGTATCGTTCACCATAAAGGCCACTCATCTGAGAACAGAAATTCCACAGCAGTTTTTCAGAATGATCTATTTGTGCTGGCGTTTCTGACTATCAGAAGAATGACGATAGCCTCACTAAGGAGCAGGAAGTGGTTATAGTATAGGCCTGCAAGAATGCCCCGGAATACAACTGgcccaaaaaacaataaaatggaCCAATACTCAGACGCTTTAAATAACATTCTGTGAGAAGCCACAGAGCGAGGGAATCTAATCAAAAATGGTGGTTGAATTTCTTTCATCCGTTTGTCTACTTCACTGATCGACCTGGCCATACTAAAACCGCATCGGGAAAACTCTGTGGAAAACCACAAAAACATCAACAGACGCATGACTCCCAGTAGTACAGAGTGCATGTAGTCTATGCCGGTACCCAAGACCAAATCATAGTTTTTTAGTCTGCTGAGGTAGGGCCTTTCACCCCGTGTCCGATGCTTTTGGAGTCATAGGCCAACTTAGCATTATCTACAAACCCCTTGTGGGTACGAGGGGGGGCCCTTTGGGTgacctctctctcctgtctttaCTGTTTGACCTGGCTGTtcacacttaaagtgatggttcggagtaatttcatcctaggctgctttgcactttgacctcgagccaaacaccgcCCCATTAGCTTTTTCCCCTTGTTACAACGTAGGTCGAGTTAGCGTTttcagctagttagcttagtgcaggcgctaatggatccaaagttgtatctcgtaaataaccccactaataatgcgcggattgataccaaacgtccacactagtacaaatatgttatttacttataaaacgaggcattagaaagtttgtaactacaccagaagtatatttaaataacacttgcctgatagATTCTCCTCACGGCTGCTATTGCGCGAGATCCCGCGAGATCACGCACAGAGCACAACATATATTGCCGGAAGAGACTACTGCTAAAGGAGAATCAAGAAGCGAGTGAACACGAACAGCAGAAGCAGCTACTGCAGCAGCGTGAGGCGATAGGACAAGATGCCACACAGTTGTATATATCCGGCGCGCTGCGGTTTAAAAGCTAAAAAGTTCCATCCAGAGTCGTTCTATGATCTGCCGTTTCGATACAAAGACCCGGACCTTCTACAACAGTGGCTTGTCGTTCTCAAAATGGACATCACAACGCCACTCGAGACGCTAAAAAGAAGCGCTACCGTGTCTGTAGCAGACATTTCTATGATGACGACTTTTATTATCCAAGTAAAGTCAAGGACCCCCAAAAGTCGACTAGAGCTCTTCTGAAAAGGGAACGCTATTCCACGAAAGTGGGACCACCGGCAGCGGACATAGTAGAGGTAAGTTGACTAGTATTTTGCTGATAACTTGTTTGTGTATAGGTACATTGGGGGAGGGGGCATAATGAAATACCAGGTGTTTTATGCAGTCACAagtaaaatttaaaatgtcGAAAGTTTTTGCGCGTTACCATATTCAAAATGTCCTTACAACTGTAGATTTGTCTATTTTTGGAATCATTGGAAAAATCTAGCAAGCTTATTTTGTTGTCCGGGAAGTAGACCAATCCTGATCTATTGTGTAAGCTCTGAtggttggggggtgggggtgaatgtgtgtgttggacATAAAGATATATTATGTTGGCATAGCACAATAACTGTGTCCTGTAATAGCacgtcaattttttttataattttttatttctaatacATTGCTGTGTTGAATGTCCTCCACATTTTAGGCTGGAGAGCAACAGTCTGGTCAGGTGGTAATTGACATATCAGACATGATTGGACTACCTCAATCTACCCCTACAAAGAGCCATGACACCAGTGTGAGACAGTCCACATCCAAGAGCCTGTCCTTTGGCCTACCATTAACCCTGACGAGTCCAGAACCAGCTGTGGTTAGACCACGTACCCAGCGTTCTCTGTCTGGCACATACGTGGCCCGCCCTCCAACATGGAATCTTTCTGAGGTAATACTGGCTATAAAAgtaatacagtaaataatacACTACACAAGATTTGCATTACAGGTGTTGTCACTCTAATTGATCACTAAATTTACTGTATGctgaatttgtttttcattgcaaGGAATTGGGGGCTACATCAGCATCATGCCTTCTCCCTCATGCTGGTGCTGTAATCATTTCACAAGTGAGTGCATCATGTACTTCTCTCCTGCCTAAATATAAACTTTGTTTACACTGTTAAAAGTCTGAAGTGGAACCTTATTCTTTCGTCATAACTCAACAATCTTTATCCCTGTCGTTTCGTAGGAAGAAGAGGATTCTCTTCAAGAAATGAGTACAAGTTTTGGAGAATGGCGATTAGACGACCCAAAGGATGACCCTAAGGACGACAGCTACAAGCCACCAAGTGACACCTCCCCATCAGACTCAGGCTCGGCCTCTACATCCAGCCATGGCTCAATAAATGGATGGTCAGAGAGAAAGTGGATAGTCGATGAATCGAGCATAATGCAAATGTTTCAAACTTGCTGCCTTTGTGGAATGCCCGTGGCAGAGAGGAAATCAACCAAACACGGTAGCCAATTAAAAATCCACTGGACCTGCCTGCAAGGACACAATGGTTTATGGCAATCATGCCCAGACCAGAGGAAGATGGGCAGAAATAATTTACTCACCTCTGCCGCCATATTATTCACCGGAGCCACTTATACCGATATAAGAGACTGGGCATTTCTTCTAAAACTCCAAATCCCTGGCAAAACGCAGTTCTACTCTGTACAATCGAATTATCTCATCCCAGTCATAAACCATGCATACAAAAATCAGCAGGACCAGGTAATTGAACGCCTGAAACAACTCGCTGACACAGAAGAAAAAATTGCCTTGGCTGGAGATGCGCGGTGCGACAGCCCTGGTAAGCATTTAGACTAATGTGTGTAAactttagaaaaacatttatattaatgttctttCATTTGTATTAATGTTAATACTTTTTTGTTATAGGTTTCAGTGCAAAGTATTCGACTTACTCCTTCATGGATGATGCCACAAAGGAGATCGTCCACTTTGAATTAGTTCAGGTAAACCAACCTGCATAAATCATTTACTAAATTAAATGATCAACAAAAAGGTGTGGGTATTTGATTGCTTCACAGCATTTGTGGTGGGTCAACTCTGAAAATGTTATTCCATAGGTTACGGAGGCTTCCAGCTCAGTAGCCATGGAAGCCATGGGATTCAAAAGAGGCCTCGATCATCTCCTGACCATGGGTGTGGATGTCGGTGTCATCACTACTGATAGAGCACCATCTATACGCAAAATAATGAGGGAGACCTACAACGACATTCGCCATGAGTTTGATGCATGGCACGTCAACAAGAGTAAGTGTAATGCCTACCAGAAGAACTAACAATATCACACCATGTTTTCTCACTTGTGTGCATTTGGTAAAATTGTGATCGTAAGAAATCCATcttgttttttcatttaggtGTCAAGAAGAAGCTAGTCAATGCagcaaacaaaaaggaaaacaaagacCTACTGACCTGGCTGAAGTCTATAAGTAATCACTTATACTGGTCTTGTAGCTCCAGTCACGGAGATGGTGAGGTAAGAACAACTCTATCATTTGGCAG includes:
- the LOC120547185 gene encoding uncharacterized protein LOC120547185, with translation MIGLPQSTPTKSHDTSVRQSTSKSLSFGLPLTLTSPEPAVVRPRTQRSLSGTYVARPPTWNLSEELGATSASCLLPHAGAVIISQEEEDSLQEMSTSFGEWRLDDPKDDPKDDSYKPPSDTSPSDSGSASTSSHGSINGWSERKWIVDESSIMQMFQTCCLCGMPVAERKSTKHGSQLKIHWTCLQGHNGLWQSCPDQRKMGRNNLLTSAAILFTGATYTDIRDWAFLLKLQIPGKTQFYSVQSNYLIPVINHAYKNQQDQVIERLKQLADTEEKIALAGDARCDSPGFSAKYSTYSFMDDATKEIVHFELVQVTEASSSVAMEAMGFKRGLDHLLTMGVDVGVITTDRAPSIRKIMRETYNDIRHEFDAWHVNKTPVTEMVRSVCVAGNPCSNTLLAYTDGRKPAYNKRAIMPL